The following coding sequences are from one Streptomyces angustmyceticus window:
- a CDS encoding bestrophin-like domain, translated as MISVPPWVLLAGFIVVIVGGTAVVQAGVRRCFPRLRRGEHNEMAQFVFPVVAVVYGFLIGFLVLALWGQVNSADQATRTEGAAAVQMAQGLHAFGKADGERIRQGLLAYGRAAAAEWPRAAAGRTTPGAENALKRLSATYEAIKPRDDIQRSFLTSSLASLRDLSGARTTRLLQARTNTGPPPSLWLVILLNSGLVLWFAVVFGAERARMHYVMVAAVSVLVAANLFLVTELAYPFVGVFSTSPEPLNEVVRVLSPSR; from the coding sequence GTGATCAGCGTCCCGCCCTGGGTGCTGCTGGCCGGGTTCATCGTCGTCATCGTGGGTGGGACAGCGGTGGTCCAGGCGGGTGTGCGGCGCTGCTTCCCTCGTCTCCGGCGGGGTGAGCACAACGAGATGGCGCAGTTCGTCTTTCCCGTTGTCGCCGTCGTCTACGGGTTCCTCATCGGCTTCCTGGTCCTCGCGCTCTGGGGCCAGGTGAACTCGGCGGACCAGGCGACGCGGACCGAGGGGGCCGCCGCGGTGCAGATGGCCCAAGGTCTCCATGCGTTCGGCAAGGCCGATGGCGAGCGGATCCGACAGGGCCTTCTGGCATACGGGCGCGCGGCAGCGGCCGAGTGGCCCCGCGCCGCGGCCGGCCGTACCACGCCCGGGGCCGAGAACGCGCTCAAGCGCCTGAGTGCCACCTACGAGGCCATCAAGCCGCGCGACGATATCCAACGGTCCTTCCTCACCAGTTCGCTCGCGTCCCTGAGGGATCTGAGCGGTGCACGCACGACTCGGCTGCTCCAGGCACGCACCAACACCGGCCCACCGCCGTCGTTGTGGCTGGTGATCCTGCTGAACAGCGGACTGGTCCTCTGGTTCGCCGTCGTCTTCGGCGCCGAGCGGGCCCGGATGCATTACGTGATGGTCGCGGCGGTGAGCGTCCTCGTCGCCGCCAACCTGTTCCTCGTCACAGAACTGGCCTACCCCTTCGTCGGCGTGTTCTCCACCTCGCCGGAGCCGCTGAACGAGGTGGTCCGGGTCCTGTCGCCGTCCCGGTAG
- a CDS encoding DUF6415 family natural product biosynthesis protein produces MLIRERIEKSSSVPTTRGPSGTHGEVVRADGDDDAATKTGHAERTGERSPEAAEPLAIDVLTIEETITLALGASRGQLQVSALVDLGARLRGHIALLRGPARKAADEMWHGGVAWYRHVARLDGIERQTAQAPSPLPFAALIEVQLMARDCQWLLDGYREGWR; encoded by the coding sequence ATGTTGATCCGAGAGCGGATTGAAAAGAGCAGCTCTGTGCCCACCACCCGCGGCCCCTCCGGAACCCACGGCGAAGTCGTGCGCGCGGATGGGGACGATGACGCAGCCACGAAGACCGGTCACGCGGAAAGGACCGGTGAGCGGAGCCCTGAGGCAGCCGAGCCCCTTGCCATCGACGTGCTCACCATCGAAGAGACCATCACCTTGGCGCTGGGCGCGAGTCGAGGGCAGCTTCAGGTGAGTGCGCTCGTCGACCTCGGGGCGCGGTTGCGCGGCCATATCGCCTTACTCCGGGGGCCCGCTCGGAAGGCCGCCGACGAGATGTGGCACGGCGGCGTCGCGTGGTATCGCCATGTCGCGCGCCTGGACGGTATCGAACGGCAGACGGCGCAGGCGCCGAGTCCGCTTCCGTTCGCCGCGCTGATCGAGGTGCAGCTGATGGCTCGTGACTGTCAATGGCTGCTGGACGGCTACCGGGAGGGGTGGCGGTGA
- a CDS encoding helix-turn-helix domain-containing protein: MRSAGNTRLKSARVAAGYHTQQAFAEAMGVGVRQVRRWESDNPPWPHPDVQARLTHLTGQDMEALGFTIPPGRDQPSRRRPYATVTPRNIGNQLSTVPSQTTAPMQPASVADDYASVTRVHRGLYWSVAPATLHPAVIAHAGLGCALLSETAGQTRRTVAAALAETWLLAGRIEFFDLREPDDAGATLLRALQAAGEADDALLGSAVLAHTAFLPGWAGEREASAERMVAARTYARRGSASAEFLAWLDAVEAECESRCGYTRTALHLIRHAEDTLAAGGEDTTPVWMDWFSPVRLAAFKGNIQLKAGHLPQARTTLLDVLDRMPETEDKQRTVVYGDLAAIETAAGQPEEACRYACLALDQLENTWYATGMDRIREVRRALAPHQHLQCVRDFDERLYGWSTTVSALSR; this comes from the coding sequence ATGCGGTCTGCAGGAAACACCCGGCTCAAGTCGGCCCGCGTGGCAGCTGGGTACCACACCCAGCAAGCCTTCGCCGAGGCAATGGGGGTAGGCGTACGACAGGTCCGTCGTTGGGAATCCGACAATCCACCATGGCCTCACCCGGACGTGCAAGCGCGGCTCACGCACCTCACGGGGCAGGACATGGAAGCTCTGGGCTTCACCATTCCCCCGGGCCGCGACCAACCCAGCCGGCGGCGGCCTTATGCCACCGTCACCCCAAGGAACATCGGCAACCAACTGTCCACCGTCCCTTCGCAGACCACCGCACCCATGCAGCCCGCATCCGTGGCGGACGACTATGCAAGCGTCACGCGCGTCCATCGGGGTCTGTACTGGTCAGTGGCGCCTGCCACCCTCCACCCCGCTGTCATCGCCCATGCCGGCCTCGGCTGTGCGCTGCTCTCCGAAACCGCCGGCCAGACGCGCCGCACTGTGGCGGCCGCCTTGGCTGAGACCTGGCTGCTCGCGGGACGAATCGAGTTCTTCGACCTCAGAGAGCCGGACGACGCAGGTGCCACCCTGCTCCGCGCTCTGCAGGCCGCAGGCGAGGCAGACGATGCCCTGCTCGGATCCGCGGTCCTCGCACACACCGCTTTCCTTCCCGGGTGGGCCGGAGAACGGGAAGCCTCCGCGGAGCGCATGGTCGCTGCCCGGACGTATGCCCGTCGGGGCTCCGCCTCAGCCGAGTTCTTGGCGTGGCTCGACGCGGTCGAGGCCGAGTGTGAGAGCCGGTGCGGGTACACCCGCACCGCACTCCACTTGATCAGGCACGCCGAGGACACCCTTGCCGCAGGGGGCGAAGACACCACGCCCGTATGGATGGACTGGTTCAGCCCGGTACGTCTGGCCGCGTTCAAGGGCAACATCCAGCTGAAGGCCGGCCATCTGCCGCAAGCCCGCACCACGCTGCTCGACGTGCTGGACCGGATGCCGGAGACGGAGGACAAGCAGCGGACCGTCGTCTACGGCGATCTGGCCGCGATCGAGACCGCCGCCGGTCAGCCGGAGGAAGCCTGCCGGTATGCCTGCCTCGCCCTCGACCAACTGGAGAACACCTGGTACGCGACGGGCATGGACCGGATCCGGGAAGTACGGCGAGCGCTCGCCCCACACCAACACCTGCAGTGTGTACGTGACTTCGACGAGCGGCTCTACGGGTGGTCGACGACGGTCAGCGCCCTTTCCCGTTGA
- a CDS encoding HAD family hydrolase, producing MIRAVVFDVGECLVDETREYGTWADWLGVPRHTFAAMFGAVIAQGRDYREVFQEFRPGFDLYDERDARVAAGRPEHFDESDLYPDVRRTLARLRGDGLWLGIAGNQTVRAGRILRDLFTNDVDLIGTSDDWGASKPDPLFFGRVADVVPFENDQILYVGDRVDNDLRPAVAAGMRTALIHRGPWATIQWNTTEARELPTFRIASLEELPQAIAEFNGKGR from the coding sequence ATGATTCGCGCTGTGGTCTTCGATGTCGGTGAGTGCCTGGTCGACGAGACGCGGGAGTACGGGACATGGGCGGACTGGCTCGGGGTGCCGAGGCACACCTTCGCGGCGATGTTCGGCGCGGTCATCGCCCAGGGGCGGGACTACCGCGAGGTGTTCCAGGAGTTCCGCCCCGGTTTTGACCTGTACGACGAGAGGGACGCGCGCGTCGCCGCAGGCCGGCCGGAGCACTTCGACGAGTCGGATCTCTACCCTGATGTCCGGCGCACCCTCGCGCGATTGCGCGGTGACGGGCTCTGGCTGGGCATTGCAGGGAACCAAACCGTCCGGGCGGGCAGGATCCTCCGCGACTTGTTCACCAACGACGTCGACCTGATCGGCACATCCGACGACTGGGGAGCCAGCAAGCCCGATCCGCTCTTCTTCGGGCGCGTTGCTGACGTCGTCCCCTTTGAGAACGATCAGATTCTGTACGTCGGGGACCGGGTGGACAACGATCTGCGCCCCGCCGTGGCCGCGGGCATGCGTACGGCTCTCATCCACCGCGGCCCCTGGGCCACGATCCAGTGGAACACGACGGAAGCGCGCGAACTGCCGACGTTCCGCATCGCGTCGCTGGAGGAACTGCCGCAAGCCATCGCCGAGTTCAACGGGAAAGGGCGCTGA
- a CDS encoding SseB family protein, producing MSTPTPDENSPPSEVNGSQAAAEAEDTQAALIALAASVALLPQAPPAEGEGERPEGAISLPVIEQDGNRYVPVFTTEDALLAAGGDLGTALRVPVLDLAANWPADDLWLAVDPSSEEGLALPPDLVRALPVFSQQGGAARPGEAGT from the coding sequence ATGAGCACTCCGACCCCCGATGAGAACTCGCCCCCGAGCGAGGTCAACGGTTCGCAGGCCGCGGCGGAGGCCGAGGACACCCAGGCCGCCCTGATCGCGCTCGCGGCCAGTGTGGCCCTGCTGCCGCAGGCGCCGCCGGCCGAGGGCGAGGGGGAGCGTCCCGAGGGCGCCATCTCGCTGCCGGTGATCGAGCAGGACGGCAATCGCTATGTGCCCGTCTTCACGACCGAGGACGCGCTGCTGGCGGCCGGCGGGGACCTGGGCACCGCGCTCCGCGTCCCGGTCCTCGACCTGGCGGCGAACTGGCCGGCGGACGATCTGTGGCTGGCGGTCGATCCGTCGAGCGAGGAGGGGCTGGCCCTTCCACCGGACCTGGTGCGGGCGCTGCCCGTGTTCAGCCAGCAGGGCGGTGCCGCCCGGCCGGGCGAGGCCGGTACGTAG
- a CDS encoding fatty acid desaturase family protein, translated as MTTSVGTSSATAGPGAGGGSDFARLSRRIVAAGLMRRRPGYYAVRLAAVSAAFAGGWAVFLVLGDSWWQPAVAVFLAFVYGQVALVAHDVAHGQVFRGRRASGIAGRLFGNLGVGMSYGWWMDKHTRHHAHPNHEELDPDVAPDILVWSPAQARAATGLPRFVGRYQAQLFFPLLTLEGFNLRVASVRALRSPTMKHWGSEAALLTAHIGLYLGALFLVLSPGKALVFLLVHQALFGVYLGCTFAPNHKGMPTLTGDARPDFLRRQVLASRNVRGGALTSFLLGGLNHQIEHHLFPGMPTPHLRRARKIVRAHCAELGVPYHETGLIRSYAEALRHLRRAGEPLRGPRG; from the coding sequence ATGACGACGAGTGTGGGGACCTCTTCCGCGACCGCTGGTCCGGGAGCGGGCGGAGGCAGTGATTTCGCGCGGCTGTCGCGGCGGATCGTGGCGGCGGGGCTGATGAGGCGGCGGCCCGGGTACTACGCGGTGCGGCTGGCGGCGGTGAGTGCGGCGTTCGCCGGTGGCTGGGCGGTGTTCCTCGTGCTGGGCGACAGCTGGTGGCAGCCGGCCGTGGCGGTGTTCCTGGCGTTCGTGTACGGGCAGGTGGCGCTGGTCGCCCATGACGTGGCGCACGGGCAGGTGTTCCGCGGGCGGCGGGCGAGCGGGATCGCCGGGCGGCTGTTCGGCAACCTCGGGGTGGGGATGTCGTACGGCTGGTGGATGGACAAACACACCCGGCACCACGCCCACCCCAACCACGAGGAGCTGGACCCGGATGTCGCGCCGGACATCCTGGTGTGGTCACCGGCCCAGGCGCGGGCCGCCACGGGGCTGCCCCGCTTCGTCGGCCGCTATCAGGCGCAGCTGTTCTTCCCGCTGCTGACGCTGGAGGGGTTCAACCTGCGGGTGGCGAGCGTCCGGGCGCTGCGGTCGCCGACCATGAAGCACTGGGGCAGCGAGGCGGCGCTGCTGACGGCGCACATCGGCCTGTACCTCGGCGCGCTGTTCCTGGTGCTGTCGCCCGGGAAGGCGCTGGTGTTCCTCCTGGTCCACCAGGCCCTCTTCGGTGTCTACCTGGGGTGCACGTTCGCGCCCAACCACAAGGGGATGCCGACGCTGACGGGGGACGCCCGGCCGGACTTCCTGCGCCGTCAGGTGCTGGCCTCGCGCAATGTCCGGGGCGGCGCGCTGACCTCTTTCCTGCTCGGCGGGCTCAATCACCAGATCGAGCACCACCTCTTCCCCGGCATGCCGACGCCGCACCTGCGCCGGGCCCGGAAGATCGTGCGGGCCCACTGTGCCGAGCTCGGCGTCCCGTACCACGAGACGGGGCTGATCAGGTCGTATGCGGAGGCGTTGCGGCACTTGCGGCGGGCCGGGGAGCCGCTTCGTGGTCCGCGGGGCTAG
- a CDS encoding amino acid permease has product MNDRHTRRFGLGTATCLVMGNIIGGGIFLLPASVAPFGTVSLVAFGVLTIGAVALALVFGRLAERHPDTGGPYVYAREAFGDFAGFLSAWSYWTMTWVSNAALAVAIVGYVHVLLPGHPSSGTDLAIALGALWLPALANFAGTRYVGLVQTVSTVLKFVPLLFIAVVGLFFFDPSNLGSFHEGGGSALGGMSAAAAILLYSYVGVESAAMSAGEVRDPERNVGRATVLGTIGSAVVYLLGTVAVFGTVAHDKLVKSQAPFSDAVNAMFGGHWGGTVVALAAVVSIVGALNGWTLMSAQSPYAAAKDGLFPAPFLTKRRGVPTFGVLAAGVLASALTVLNYLTGAGGVFEILVLITTFSATVPYLLAAGAQVYFLLTGRSDQVRPARFARDLTLALTAFGFTFWLVAGAGYAAIYQGVLFLFVGILVYAFMAARRTVRRAETAAAPELPSPADHEAAPRPAASAATPPHTT; this is encoded by the coding sequence ATGAACGACCGGCACACCCGCCGCTTCGGACTGGGAACCGCCACCTGCCTGGTGATGGGCAACATCATCGGCGGCGGCATCTTCCTGCTGCCGGCCTCGGTGGCCCCGTTCGGCACCGTCAGCCTGGTCGCCTTCGGCGTGCTGACCATTGGTGCCGTCGCCCTCGCCCTGGTCTTCGGGCGGCTCGCCGAGCGCCACCCCGACACCGGCGGCCCCTACGTCTACGCGCGCGAGGCGTTCGGCGACTTCGCCGGCTTCCTCTCCGCCTGGTCGTACTGGACCATGACCTGGGTCAGCAACGCGGCGCTCGCGGTCGCCATCGTCGGCTACGTCCACGTCCTGCTCCCCGGCCACCCCTCCAGCGGCACCGACCTCGCGATCGCCCTCGGCGCGCTCTGGCTGCCGGCCCTCGCCAACTTCGCCGGCACCCGCTACGTCGGCCTGGTCCAGACGGTCTCCACCGTCCTCAAGTTCGTCCCGCTGCTCTTCATCGCCGTCGTCGGCCTGTTCTTCTTCGACCCGTCCAACCTCGGCTCCTTCCACGAGGGCGGCGGCAGCGCGCTCGGCGGGATGTCCGCGGCCGCCGCGATCCTGCTCTACTCCTACGTCGGTGTGGAGTCCGCCGCGATGAGCGCGGGCGAGGTCCGCGACCCGGAGCGGAACGTCGGCCGGGCCACCGTCCTCGGCACCATCGGCTCCGCCGTGGTCTACCTCCTGGGCACCGTCGCCGTCTTCGGCACCGTCGCCCACGACAAGCTGGTGAAGTCCCAGGCGCCGTTCTCCGACGCGGTGAACGCCATGTTCGGCGGGCACTGGGGCGGCACGGTCGTCGCGCTCGCCGCCGTCGTCTCGATCGTCGGCGCCCTCAACGGCTGGACCCTGATGAGCGCCCAGTCCCCGTACGCCGCCGCCAAGGACGGGCTGTTCCCCGCGCCGTTCCTGACCAAGCGGCGCGGCGTGCCGACCTTCGGCGTCCTCGCCGCCGGGGTGCTGGCCAGCGCCCTGACGGTGCTCAACTACCTCACCGGCGCCGGCGGCGTCTTCGAGATCCTGGTGCTGATCACCACCTTCTCGGCGACCGTCCCCTACCTCCTCGCCGCCGGCGCCCAGGTCTACTTCCTGCTGACCGGCCGCAGCGACCAGGTCCGCCCCGCCCGCTTCGCCCGCGACCTGACCCTCGCCCTGACCGCCTTCGGCTTCACCTTCTGGCTCGTCGCCGGCGCCGGCTACGCCGCGATCTACCAGGGCGTGCTCTTCCTCTTCGTCGGCATCCTCGTCTACGCCTTCATGGCCGCCCGGCGCACGGTGCGCCGGGCGGAGACCGCGGCCGCCCCGGAACTGCCTAGCCCCGCGGACCACGAAGCGGCTCCCCGGCCCGCCGCAAGTGCCGCAACGCCTCCGCATACGACCTGA
- a CDS encoding aminotransferase class I/II-fold pyridoxal phosphate-dependent enzyme has product MQRTAPDPQREPDPEPPAGLPVLPELAAHLAAAADRTEAEPPGGGAPLRTAACGYWERRGQATTPDRVLVAPGAPALLLALYAAADGTVVLPRPCSEWYAPPARLLGRPVHLAPVPAESGGVPDPFALLETVRRARMHGDSPRVLVLSVADDPTGTCPAPEQLHEVCEAAAEEGLWIISDETRRDLLHDPHDTVMLSPAEMLPGEVVVLTDLRATLVPASWPAALARFPATDRGAVLRAAALDALTAVPVPVPGPLGCAVTHALGEPDEVRARTAAMARVYGTLAAALHHTVTEAGAVCRPPHSGSHLYADLEPLRRPLAARGIVESRALERRLAPWGARGGHRFGDAPGALRVRLGAEALLGTDREQRRRVLTAPDPLELPHIIEALTALSRALAGLITPAGG; this is encoded by the coding sequence ATGCAGCGGACCGCGCCGGATCCGCAGCGGGAGCCGGACCCGGAACCGCCGGCGGGCCTGCCGGTCCTCCCGGAACTCGCCGCGCACCTCGCCGCGGCCGCGGACCGCACCGAAGCCGAGCCCCCCGGCGGCGGCGCCCCTTTGCGCACCGCCGCCTGCGGCTACTGGGAACGCCGCGGCCAGGCCACCACCCCCGACCGGGTCCTCGTCGCCCCCGGGGCACCGGCGCTGCTCCTCGCGCTGTACGCCGCGGCCGACGGGACCGTGGTGCTGCCGCGCCCCTGCTCCGAGTGGTACGCCCCGCCCGCCCGGCTGCTCGGGCGGCCGGTGCACCTCGCGCCCGTACCGGCGGAGTCGGGCGGGGTACCCGACCCGTTCGCGCTGCTGGAGACCGTCCGCCGGGCCCGGATGCACGGCGACAGCCCCCGCGTCCTGGTCCTGTCCGTCGCCGACGACCCGACCGGCACCTGTCCGGCGCCCGAGCAGCTGCACGAGGTCTGCGAAGCGGCCGCGGAGGAGGGCCTGTGGATCATCAGCGACGAGACGCGCCGCGACCTGCTGCACGATCCGCACGACACCGTCATGCTGAGCCCCGCCGAGATGCTGCCCGGCGAGGTCGTGGTGCTCACCGACCTGCGGGCCACGCTGGTGCCCGCCTCCTGGCCGGCCGCCCTGGCCCGCTTCCCCGCCACCGACCGCGGAGCCGTCCTCCGGGCCGCCGCACTGGACGCGCTCACCGCCGTCCCCGTGCCGGTCCCGGGCCCGCTCGGCTGCGCCGTCACCCACGCGCTCGGCGAACCCGACGAGGTGCGCGCGCGGACGGCCGCCATGGCCCGGGTCTACGGCACGCTCGCCGCCGCGCTCCACCACACCGTCACCGAGGCCGGCGCCGTCTGCCGCCCGCCGCACTCCGGCAGCCATCTCTACGCCGACCTCGAACCGCTGCGCCGGCCGCTGGCGGCCCGCGGCATCGTGGAGTCCCGCGCACTGGAGCGGAGGCTGGCGCCGTGGGGCGCGCGCGGCGGACACCGCTTCGGCGACGCGCCGGGAGCTCTGCGGGTCCGGCTCGGCGCCGAGGCCCTGCTCGGCACCGACCGGGAACAGCGCCGGCGCGTCCTGACCGCCCCGGACCCGCTGGAACTCCCGCACATCATCGAGGCGTTGACCGCCCTGTCCCGCGCGCTGGCCGGCCTCATCACGCCCGCGGGCGGCTGA
- a CDS encoding GNAT family N-acetyltransferase, whose amino-acid sequence MIRKRHDTDLDACVALLAAVHTHSGYPHRWPDDPARWLTPDGLTDAWVAEADGAVVGHAALCGNEVSRLCVAPAARGTGLGGRLLRAAETRAAARGVRPVLTVKATDTAAIGLYERRGWIRRATEREDWGHGGTVTVHRYEAPAGRPAH is encoded by the coding sequence ATGATCAGGAAACGGCACGACACCGACCTCGACGCCTGTGTGGCGCTGCTCGCCGCGGTGCACACCCATAGCGGCTACCCCCACCGGTGGCCGGACGACCCGGCCCGCTGGCTGACCCCCGACGGGCTGACCGACGCCTGGGTCGCCGAGGCGGACGGCGCGGTCGTCGGCCACGCGGCGCTGTGCGGGAACGAGGTCAGCCGGCTGTGTGTCGCCCCCGCCGCCCGCGGCACGGGCCTCGGCGGCCGCCTGCTGCGCGCCGCCGAGACCCGCGCCGCGGCCCGCGGTGTGCGTCCCGTCCTGACGGTGAAGGCCACCGACACCGCGGCCATCGGCCTCTACGAACGGCGGGGCTGGATCCGCCGCGCCACCGAGCGGGAGGACTGGGGCCACGGCGGGACGGTGACCGTGCACCGCTACGAGGCACCCGCCGGGCGCCCGGCGCACTGA